The Cellulosimicrobium sp. ES-005 genome segment GCTCCAGAAGGACTTCGGCGAGGACCGTGTCGTCGACACGCCGCTCGCGGAGTCCGGCATCCTCGGCACGGCGATCGGCCTCGCGCTGCGCGGCTACCGGCCGGTGTGCGAGATCCAGTTCGACGGGTTCATCTTCCCCGCGTACGACCAGATCACCACGCAGCTCGCGAAGATGGGCTACCGCTCGGGCGGGAAGCTCCAGGTGCCCGTCGTGATCCGCGTGCCGTACGGCGGCGGGATCGGCGCCGTCGAGCACCACAGCGAGAGCCCCGAGGCGCTGTTCGCGCACACCGCGGGCCTGCGCGTCGTGTCGCCGTCCACGCCGCAGGACGCGTACACGATGATCCAGGAGGCCATCGCCTCGCCCGACCCCGTGCTGTTCTTCGAGCCCAAGGGCCGTTACTGGGAGAAGGGCCCCGTCGAGGTCTCCGGCCGCGGCGAGGGCGCGACCGTGCTGGACCGTGCGCGCGTCGTCCGCCCCGGCACCGACCTGACCCTCGTCGCGTACGGCCCGACCGTCGCGACCGCGCTCCGCGCCGCCGCGGCGGCCGAGCAGGAGGGACGCAGCGTCGAGGTCGTGGACCTGCGCAGCATCTCCCCGCTCGACACCGTGACCGTGGTGGAGTCCGTGCGCCGGACCGGGCGCTGCGTCGTCGTGCACGAGGCCCCGGCCTACCTGGGCTCGGGCGCCGAGGTCGCGGCCCGCGTGACGGAGGAGTGCTTCTACTCGCTCGAGGCGCCGGTGCTGCGCGTCGGCGGCTTCCACACCCCGTACCCCGTCGCCAAGATCGAGCACGACTACCTGCCGAGCCTCGACCGCGTGCTCGACGCCGTCGACCGCGCGTTCGCGTTCTGACGCGACCGTAGCGACCTCGACAGCGCCGACCGGGACCACCAGGAGGACCACGCAGTGCCCACCTTCGAGAAGTTCAACCTCCCCGACGCGGGCGAGGGCCTCACCGAGGCCGAGATCGTGCAGTGGCACGTCGCCGTCGGTGACGCCGTGACGGTCAACCAGACGATCGTCGAGATCGAGACGGCCAAGTCGCTCGTCGAGCTCCCGTCGCCGTACACGGGCGTCGTCACGGAGATCCTCGCGCCCGAGGGGACGACGGTCGAGGTCGGCGTGCCGATCATCGTCGTGGACACCGACCCGTCCGGCACCGCGCCGGCGCCCGCCGCGCCGGCCGGCGTCGTGCCCGACGGCGCGGACGCGGCTCCCGCTCCTGCCTCGCCCGCCCCGGGTGCCGGGTCGGAGGGCGGGGCGACCGCCGCGGCCGGCGGCTCCGGCTCGGTGCTCGTGGGGTACGGGACGGTCGAGCCGGGTACGGCCCGTCGCCGCCGCCGCGCTCCGGACGCGGCCCCGGCCGCCCCCGTCCCGGCTCCTGCCCCGGCACCCGCGGCCGTGCCTGCGGCGAGCGCGCCGACGCCCGCCGCCGTCGGGCACGTGCACCTGCCGGTGCTGGCGAAGCCGCCGGTGCGCAAGCTCGCCAAGGACCTCGGGGTCGACCTCGCCAGCGTCGCCGGCACCGGCCCGGGCGGGATCGTCACGCGCGAGGACGTGCAGGCGTACCACGAGCAGGCGAAGGCCAAGCCGCTGGCGACGTACGCCGACGACGACCAGCCGTGGCTCGCGTCCGGCGCCGTCACCCCGGACGGCCGCCAGACGCGCGTGCCCGTGAAGTCGGTGCGCAAGCGCACGGCCGAGGCGATGGTGACGAGCGCGTTCACCGCCCCGCACGTCACGGTGTTCCACACGGTCGACGTCACCAAGACCATGCGCCTCGTGCACACCCTGCGCGAGGACCGGGAGTTCGCCGACGTGCGCGTCACCCCGCTGCTCGTCACCGCGAAGGCGCTGCTCCTCGCCGTGCGCCGCCACCCCGAGATCAACGCGAGCTGGGACGACGCCGCGCAGGAGATCGTCTACAAGCACTACGTGAACCTGGGGATCGCCGCCGCGACGCCGCGCGGGCTCGTCGTGCCGAACATCAAGGACGCGCACCGGCTCGACCTGCACGGCCTGGCGGGCGAGATCGCGGACCTCACCGCGACCGCGCGGGCGGGCCGCACGTCGCCCGCCGACATGTCCGACGGCACCATCACGATCACGAACGTCGGCGTGTTCGGCATCGACACCGGGACGCCGATCCTCAACCCGGGCGAGGCCGCGATCCTCGCCTTCGGCGCGATCCGCGAGCAGCCGTGGGTCCACAAGGGCAAGATCAAGAAGCGCTGGGTCACGCAGCTCGCGCTGAGCTTCGACCACCGCCTCGTCGACGGCGAGCTCGGCGCGCGCGTGCTGGCCGACGTCGCGAAGGTGCTCGAGGACCCGGCGCGCGGCCTCGTCTGGGGCTGAGCCCGCGCGGTGCTCCGCTTGCGGGCACCCGGGGAACGGCGAGCATGGGCCTCGGAGGGGCCGGTGAACCTCACCGGTGTCGTTCGAGGGAGGTCGCGTGCGCAGCGCTCAGGGCAGGGCGGTCCGGCCGACGGCGGGAGCCGGGCCGGGACGCGGGCGCCGGGCTCGGGCGGCGATCCCCACGGGTGCGCTCGTCGGTCTCGCGGCGCTCGGCCTCACCGCGTGCGCCGGACCGGGGGCCGCGGACGCCCGGGCCGTCGTCGAGGAGCTCGCCGCCGCGGTCGCCGGGGGTGACGGCGCCGCCGCGTGCGACCTCCTCCTGCCCGACGCCGCGGACGCGCTCGCCGCGGACGAGGGCGAGCCGTGCGCGGACGTGGTCGCCGCGCCCGACGGTCCGCTCGCCGCGCTCGCCGCCGCGGGGGACGACCTCGTCGTCGAGGACGTCCACGTGGCCGGCCGCCAGGCGCAGGTGGTCACCGCGACCGACACCCTCTTCCTCGCCGTGTCGGGCGACGGCTGGGTCGTCACCGCCGCGGGCTGCACGCCGCGCGAGGACCGCCCCTACGACTGCGAGGTGGCGGCATGAGGGTCCCGCGGCTGATGTTCTGGGCCACGCTCGTGCTCGTCGGCGCGGGCCTCGCCGTCACGTTCGTGCTCGCGGCGGTGCACCGATGAGCGCCGGTCCCCGCAAGGGCGGCGTCCTCGGCGGGCTGCGCGCCAGCTCGCTGAGCCTCTTCTTCGCCGCCGCGTTCCTCGCGTCGCTCGTCGCCCAGGCGGTGAGCGGGGTCGCGGTCTTCAACACGGACCAGCGCGCGGCGGGGCTGGACCCCGTGACGTTCGGTCAGTACGTGGCGTCGTCGGCGTTCTGGGTCGACGTCACCGAGAACTGGCAGTCCGAGTACCTCCAGTTCCTGCTCTTCATCACCGCGACCGTGTGGTTCGTGCAGCGCGGCTCGCCCGAGTCGAAGAAGCTCGAGGAGGCCGGCCGCGAGTCCGACGAGGACCAGAAGGTGGGCGAGCACGCGACGCCCGACTCCCCGGCCTGGGCGCGGGCCGGGGGCTGGCGGCTCGCGGTCTACTCGCGCTCACTCTCGCTCGTCATGGGCGCGATCTTCCTCGGCTCGTGGGCGGCGCAGTCGGCGGCGGGCGCCGTCGCGTTCAGCGAGGAGCAGCTGCGCGAGCTCGAGGACCCCGTGCCCTGGACGGAGTACCTCTCGATGCCCGACTTCTGGAGCCGGACGTTCCAGAACTGGCAGTCCGAGATGCTGGCGGTCCTGAGCATGGTCGTGCTCGCGATCTACCTGCGCGAGCGCGGGTCGCCCGAGTCGAAGCCCGTCGGCTCGTCGCACGAGGCGACGGGCGTCGAGGGCTGACCCCGCGCGGCCGCACGCCGCACCACCTCGCCAACCGCTCACAGCGTCCCCGCGCTCGGTGTGCGGAAGACCTCACACGGGCTTAACGACGGCCGCGCGCGGGGGAAACACGGCGTTCCTAGCGTCCTCGGTACTGACCGGGACCTGCTGAAGGAGCCGCCATGTCCGCGCCCACGAGCCCCACCACCCACGAGGGTGAGCAGTCCGCAGAGCACCCCTCCGGCACCGCGACCACCACGACCGCCGCGGCCTCCGCGCCCGGGGCCACGACCGCCGTCGGGCCGACCACCGCCTCGACGGCCGGCCGCACGGCGACCGCCCCGACCCACCGCTCCGGACGCTGGATCGACCGCTGGGATCCGGAGGACCCGACGTTCTGGCGCGACGGCGGCCGGAAGGTCGCGACGCGCAACCTGTGGATCTCGGTGTTCGCCGAGTTCCTCGGGTTCGCGGTGTGGGCCCTGTGGTCGATCGTCGTGCCGCAGCTCCCCGCCGCCGGGTTCACGTTCACCGTCGACCAGCAGTTCTGGCTCATCGCCGTGCCGAGCCTCGTCGGCGCGACGTTGCGCATCCCGTACACGTTCGCGGTGCCGCTGTTCGGCGGCCGCAACTGGACCGTGGTCTCGGCGCTCCTGCTCCTGCTCCCGACGGCGGCGCTCGCCGTCGCGGTGCAGGACCCGGGGACGCCGTTCGGGGTCATGCTCGCGGTCGCGGCGCTCGCGGGCTTCGGTGGCGGGAACTTCGCGTCGTCGATGGCGAACATCTCGTTCTTCTACCCCGAGCGGGAGAAGGGCAAGGCGCTGGGGCTCAACGCCGCGGGCGGCAACCTGGGGACGGCGGTCGTGCAGCTCGCGGTGCCGCTCGTCATCGTCGCCGGAGCGGGCGTCGCGCTCGAGCGCGCGGGGCTCATGATGATCCCGTTCATCCTGCTCGCGGCGTTCCTCGCGTGGCGGTTCATGGACAACCTGTCCACCGCGAAGGCCGACCCGAAGTCGTTCGCCGCCGCGACGCGGAACAAGCACACGTGGATCATCTCGTTCCTCTACATCGGCACGTTCGGGTCGTTCATCGGGTACGCCGGGGCGTTCCCCCTGCTGCTCACGGGCCAGTTCCCCGAGGTGACGCTGTCGATCGCGTTCCTCGGCGCGCTCGTCGGCTCGGTCACGCGGCCCCTCGGCGGCGTCATCGCGGACCGGGTGGGCGGCACGCGCGTCACCATCGCGTCGTACGGCGTCATGGCGCTCGGGGCGTTCGGCGCGATCCAGGCGCTGCAGTCGCACAGCTTCGGCCTGTTCTTCGCCTCCTTCCTCGTCCTGTTCGTCGCGACGGGCATCGGCAACGGCTCGACCTACCGCATGATCCCCGCCGTCTTCCAGGCGAGCGCCGTCCCGGGCGGCGCGCTCGACGGGCCGACGGCGGTCGACGCCGCCGCTCTCGACGAGGCCCGGGCCCGCGCGCGCAAGGCCGCGGCGGGGTGCATCGGCATCGCGGGGGCGATCGGGGCGTTCGGCGGGTTCCTCATCCCGCGCGGGTTCGCGGCGTCGACGAGCCTCGCCGGCTCGCTCGTCCCGGCCCTGTGGGCGTTCATCGGGATGTACGCGGTCATGGCGGTCGTCGCCTGGGCGGTGTACCTGCGCAAGGGGTCGGCGCTCGCGTCGGCCGGGATCTGAGCGTGGACACGCACTGCCCCTACTGCGCGCTCCAGTGCGGCATGTCCCTGACGCCCGGCGCAGGACCGCTCCCGGTCACCGTCGCCCCGCGCGACTTCCCCACCAACCGGGGTGGGCTGTGCCAGAAGGGCTGGACGAGCGCGACGGTCCTCCGCGCGGCGGACCGGATCACGACCCCGCTGCTGCGCGGGAGCGACGACGCGCTGCACCCGGCGTCGTGGGACGAGGCGCTGGACGTCGTGGTGGCCGGGATCGCCCGGGTGCAGGCCGAGCACGGGCGGGACGCCGTCGCCGTGTTCGGCGGCGGCGGGCTGACGAACGAGAAGGCGTACGCGCTCGGCAAGTTCGCGCGGACGGTCCTGCGCACCGCGAACATCGACTACAACGGGCGCTTCTGCATGGCGTCGGCGGCAGCCGGGGCGAACCGGGCGTTCGGCGTCGACCGCGGGCTGCCGTTCCCGCTCGCCGACCTCGGCGGGGCCGACGCCGTGCTCCTGCTCGGCTCCAACCTCGCCGAGACCATGCCGCCGTCGGTCCAGCACCTCGCGAGCGTGCGCTCGCGCGGCGGGCTCGTCGTCGTGGACCCGCGCCGCAGCGCCACCGCGGCGCTCACGGGAGAGCCGGCGGACGTCGTCGGGCAGCGTGCCGTGCCCGACGACGGTCGGTCGCCGGGGCGGCTGGTCCCGCCTCCGGGCGCGGGGCCGGTGGGCGACCAGGGCGTGCACCTCCAGCCCGTGCCCGGGACCGACCTCGTCGTGCTGCTCGCGCTGCTGCACGTCGTGGTCACGGAGGGGCTCGGGGACGCGGAGTACCTCGCCGCGCGCACGTCGGGGTTCGACGACGTCCGGCGCTCCGTCATGGCGTGGTGGCCCGAGCGGGCCGAGACGGTGTGCGGGGTCCCGGCCGAGCGGCTGCGGCACGTCGCGCGGCTGCTCGCGGCCGCGTCGCCCGCCCACGGCGGCGCGGGCGCGTACGTGCTGACGGGGCGGGGTGTCGAGCAGTCGTCGCAGGGCACCGCGACGGTGACCGCCGCGATCAACCTCGCGCTCGCGCTCGGCCTGCCGGGACGCGTCGGCTCCGGGTACGGCGCGATCACCGGCCAGGGGAACGGGCAGGGCGGGCGCGAGCACGGGCAGAAGGCCGACCAGCTCCCGGGCTACCGCAGGATCGACGACCCGGCGGCGCGCGCGCACGTCGCGTCCGTGTGGGGCGTGGACCCGGCGACGATCCCCGGTCCGGGGATGCCCGCCGTCAGGCTCCTGCGCGCGCTCGGCGCCCGGCCTGGACCGGCCGGTGCGCGGACCACCTACGCCGAGGACGGGCGGCCGCGGGCGCTGCTCGTGCACGGGTCGAACGTCGTGGTCAGCGCGCCGGACGCGGACCAGGTCGCCGCGAACCTGCGCGCCCTCGACCTGCTCGTGGTGTGCGACCTCGTGCCGTCGGAGACGGCGCTGCTCGCGGACGTCGTGCTGCCGGTGACGCAGTGGGCCGAGGAGGAGGGCACCATGACGTCGCTCGAGGGGCGGGTCATCCGGCGCCGTCGCGCGGTCGACCCGCCCGGGGAGGCACGCTCGGAGCTGTGGATCCTCGCGGAGCTCGCGCGTCGCCTGGGCTCGTCGGTCTCCTTCCCGACGGACCCCGCCGTCGTCTTCGACGAGCTCGCGCGCGCGTCCGCGGGCGGGGTGGCCGACTACGCGGGGTTGAGCCACGCGCGACTCGACGCGGACGAGGACGACGGCGGCCCGGGGCTGCACTGGCCGGTGCCCACCGCGGACCACCCGGGGACGCCGCGGCTGTTCCTCGACCGGTTCGCGACCCCGGACGGGCGGGCGCGGATGGTCGTGGTCGACCACGTCGGACCGAGCGACGACGTGCGCGCCGACGCCCCGCTCTACCTCGTCACGGGTCGCGTGCTGCAGCACTACCAGTCGGGCGCGCAGACGCGCCGCGTGCCGGAGCTCGACCGGCTCGTGCCGGAGCCGTTCGTCGAGCTCCACCCGGTCCTGGGCGTGCGGCTCGGGGTCGACGACGGCGACCGCGCCCGCCTCACGACGCGCCGCGGAGCGATCGAGGCGGTCGCGCGGTGGTCCGACCGGATCCGCCCGGACACCGTCTTCATGCCCTTCCACTGGAGCGGGGAGGGAAGCGTCAACCGGGTCACCACCGACGCGACCGACCCGGTCTCGGGCATGCCCGAGTTCAAGGTGTGCGCCGTGGACGTGCGGCGCGCGTCCACGGCGCAGGAGGTGGTCGCATGACGCGCGTCGTCGTGATCGGCAACGGCATGGTCGGGTCGCGGTTCGCGAGCGACCTCGTGGCGCGCTGCGGGGCGCCCGCGGGGACGTCGGCCGTGGAGGTCACCGTGCTCGGCGCGGAGGAGTACCCGCCGTACAACCGCGTGCTGCTCAGCGAGGTCGTGGCGGGCAAGGTCGACGTCGCGGCGATCGGCCTGCCGGGGGCGGACGACGCCCGCGTCACGGTGCGCCGCGGCACCGAGGCCATCGCGATCGACCGGTCCGCGCGCCGCGTCGTCACGGGCGACGGCGCGCACCCGTACGACGTCGTCGTGCTCGCGACGGGTGCGGCCGCGCGGGTCCCCGACCTGCCGGGCCTGACGGACCTCCCGGGCGGCCTGCCTCGTGGCGCGCACGCGCTGCGCACGCTCGACGACGCGCGCGAGATCGTCGCGGCGTCGGTCAACGCGCGGCACGCCGTGGTCGTCGGGGCGGGCGTGCTCGGGCTCGAGGTCGCGTGCGGGCTCGCGCGCCGCGGCGTCGCGGTGAGCCTCGTGCACGGGGGTGCGAGCGTCATGGACCGCCAGCTCGACCGCGCCGCGGGGGGCGTCGTCGCGCGCAGCCTCGCGGGTCTCGGCGTGCGGACCTGGACGCGCGCGCGTACCGAGCGCGTCCTCGTGGAGTCGGGTTCCGTGCGCGGGGTGACGCTCCGCGTGCCCGACGGCGGCGCTCCCGCCGGCCCGTCGGCCCGCCCGGCGGGGGGCGCGGGGGACGACGCGACGCGGCTCGTCGGCATCGAGGCCGACCTGCTCGTGCTCGCGTGCGGCACCGTGCCCGAGGCCGGGCTCGCGCGTGCGGCGGGCCTCGCGGTCGACCGGGGCGTCGTCGTCGGGCCGGACCTGGCGAGCCCCGACGACCCGTGCGTGTTCGCGATCGGCGACTGCGCGCAGCCGCCCGAGGGCGGCACCGGGCTGATCGCGCAGGGCTGGGACCAGTCGCGCCGGCTCGCGGACCACCTCGCGGAGCGGTGCGCGAGCTCGACCGACCGGGGCGGCGCGGTGAACCCGGACGCCGCGCAGGGGGCGGCGTCGGGGCGCCCACGGGTCCGCCTGGGGGTCGACGCCGACCGGCCGAGCATGGCGCTGCGCCTCGCCATGAACGTCGTCGCGCGCCCGCTCGGAGAGCCGCCCGGGCCGTCGGCACCGGGCGTGTCCGGGGTCGCCGCCCACCCTGCCGGTCCCGGGTCCACGGGTCGTCCGCGCCCTCCTGGTCCCGGGAACCCCGGTGTGGACGAGCGCCCGAGGGCCGGGACCGACGTCGTGCGCGTCAAGGCGGCGGGGCTGGAGATCGTGACGATGGGCGTGTGCGGCGAGCGGCGGGCGCCCGACCCCGCGCACCGCTCCGTGACGCTGAGCGACCCCGCGTCGGGGCGGCACGTCGAGGTCGTCGTCGCGGACGGCCTGCTCGTCGGCGCGACGTGCGTCGGCGCGCCCGAGGTGGGCGCCGACCTCACCGCGACGTACACCCGCCGGGTCCCGGTCCCCGCGGACCCGGCCCACCTGCTGCTGCGCCCTGTCGCGCAGGCCCCCGCGCCGGCGTCGTCCCCGACCCACATGCCCGACCGCACGACCGTCTGCACGTGCAACGGCGTGACCAAGGGCGACGTCGTCGGGTGCTGGCACGACGGCGCCCGCAGCGTCGACGACGTCGCGCGGGCCACGCGCGCGACGACGGGCTGCGGAGGCTGCAGGGACGTCGTGTGCGGTCTGGTCGACTGGCTCGCGAAGGCGGACCCGGACCAGCCGAAGGACGAGGCAGCACCGGCGCCCGTCGGCCTCGGCACGTGAGATCGGCGGGCCTCGTCGAGATCGGCAGTCACGATCGCCGATCTCGGCACGACCTGCCGATCTCGCCCCGCTCCGCCGACCTCACACGGCGGTGCGGCGCCGGGTGAGAACACCGTTACGGACGGGCAACGGACGGGGCACGGCCGTGAAACCGCCCGTCCGTAGCGTCGTCAGCACCGTCCCGGGGACCCTCGTGGAACCCGCGGGCGGGTGACCGATCCGCCCGACGCCCCAGGAGCCCGACGTGACCGGACCTCAGACCGATCCCGCCCCCGCGCACAGCGCTCCCGCTGCCCCCCGGCACCTCGTCGTCGTCGGCGGCGGCATGGTCGCCCAGCGGCTCGTCGAGGCGCTGCGTGCCCGCGACACCGACGGCGCGTGGCGCGTCTCGCTCTTCGCCGAGGAGCCGCGCAAGCCGTACGACCGCGTCGCCCTGACGAGCTACTTCTCGGCCCGCGACGCCGAGGAGCTCACGCTCGGCGACCCGGCCCTGTGGGACGACCCGCTCGTCACGCTGCACCGCGACTGCGCGGTGACGTCGATCGACCGCGACGCGCAGACCGTCACCGACCGCCTCGGACGGGTGCACGCCTACGACGAGCTCGTCCTCGCGACGGGGTCGAGCGCCGCGATGCCGCCCATCCCGGGCAACGACCTCCCGGGCGTGTTCGTCTACCGCACGATCGACGACGTCGCGGCCCTGCGCGGGTGGGTCGAGGAGAAGCGTCGGCACGCGACGACCGAGGGCGGCTGGGAGCGCCCCGTCCGCGGCGCGGTGATCGGCGGCGGCCTCCTGGGCCTCGAGGCGGCGGGCGCGCTCAAGGCGCTCGGCGCGCAGGCCACCGTCATCCAGTTCGGCACGCACCTGATGGACGCGCAGATCGACCTCGGCGGCGGCGAGGCGCTCAAGCGCCTCATCAACGGCATGGGCATCGCGGTCCGCTGCAGCACCGGGACCCAGGAGATGAGGGTCTCCCGGAAGACCGGCCACGTGGGCCGGCTCGACTTCGCCGACGGCGGCCGGCTTGACGTGGACGTCGTCGTCGTCGCGACGGGCGTGCGGCCCCGCGACGAGCTCGCGCGCGCGGCGGGGCTCGCGATCGGGGAGCGCGGGGGCGCCGTCGTCGACCTCGCGTGCCGCACCGAGGACGAGCACGTGTGGGCCGTGGGCGAGGTCGCGTGCATCGAGGGTCGGTGCATCGGCCTGGT includes the following:
- a CDS encoding MFS transporter, whose protein sequence is MSAPTSPTTHEGEQSAEHPSGTATTTTAAASAPGATTAVGPTTASTAGRTATAPTHRSGRWIDRWDPEDPTFWRDGGRKVATRNLWISVFAEFLGFAVWALWSIVVPQLPAAGFTFTVDQQFWLIAVPSLVGATLRIPYTFAVPLFGGRNWTVVSALLLLLPTAALAVAVQDPGTPFGVMLAVAALAGFGGGNFASSMANISFFYPEREKGKALGLNAAGGNLGTAVVQLAVPLVIVAGAGVALERAGLMMIPFILLAAFLAWRFMDNLSTAKADPKSFAAATRNKHTWIISFLYIGTFGSFIGYAGAFPLLLTGQFPEVTLSIAFLGALVGSVTRPLGGVIADRVGGTRVTIASYGVMALGAFGAIQALQSHSFGLFFASFLVLFVATGIGNGSTYRMIPAVFQASAVPGGALDGPTAVDAAALDEARARARKAAAGCIGIAGAIGAFGGFLIPRGFAASTSLAGSLVPALWAFIGMYAVMAVVAWAVYLRKGSALASAGI
- a CDS encoding molybdopterin oxidoreductase family protein codes for the protein MSVDTHCPYCALQCGMSLTPGAGPLPVTVAPRDFPTNRGGLCQKGWTSATVLRAADRITTPLLRGSDDALHPASWDEALDVVVAGIARVQAEHGRDAVAVFGGGGLTNEKAYALGKFARTVLRTANIDYNGRFCMASAAAGANRAFGVDRGLPFPLADLGGADAVLLLGSNLAETMPPSVQHLASVRSRGGLVVVDPRRSATAALTGEPADVVGQRAVPDDGRSPGRLVPPPGAGPVGDQGVHLQPVPGTDLVVLLALLHVVVTEGLGDAEYLAARTSGFDDVRRSVMAWWPERAETVCGVPAERLRHVARLLAAASPAHGGAGAYVLTGRGVEQSSQGTATVTAAINLALALGLPGRVGSGYGAITGQGNGQGGREHGQKADQLPGYRRIDDPAARAHVASVWGVDPATIPGPGMPAVRLLRALGARPGPAGARTTYAEDGRPRALLVHGSNVVVSAPDADQVAANLRALDLLVVCDLVPSETALLADVVLPVTQWAEEEGTMTSLEGRVIRRRRAVDPPGEARSELWILAELARRLGSSVSFPTDPAVVFDELARASAGGVADYAGLSHARLDADEDDGGPGLHWPVPTADHPGTPRLFLDRFATPDGRARMVVVDHVGPSDDVRADAPLYLVTGRVLQHYQSGAQTRRVPELDRLVPEPFVELHPVLGVRLGVDDGDRARLTTRRGAIEAVARWSDRIRPDTVFMPFHWSGEGSVNRVTTDATDPVSGMPEFKVCAVDVRRASTAQEVVA
- a CDS encoding FAD-dependent oxidoreductase; translated protein: MTRVVVIGNGMVGSRFASDLVARCGAPAGTSAVEVTVLGAEEYPPYNRVLLSEVVAGKVDVAAIGLPGADDARVTVRRGTEAIAIDRSARRVVTGDGAHPYDVVVLATGAAARVPDLPGLTDLPGGLPRGAHALRTLDDAREIVAASVNARHAVVVGAGVLGLEVACGLARRGVAVSLVHGGASVMDRQLDRAAGGVVARSLAGLGVRTWTRARTERVLVESGSVRGVTLRVPDGGAPAGPSARPAGGAGDDATRLVGIEADLLVLACGTVPEAGLARAAGLAVDRGVVVGPDLASPDDPCVFAIGDCAQPPEGGTGLIAQGWDQSRRLADHLAERCASSTDRGGAVNPDAAQGAASGRPRVRLGVDADRPSMALRLAMNVVARPLGEPPGPSAPGVSGVAAHPAGPGSTGRPRPPGPGNPGVDERPRAGTDVVRVKAAGLEIVTMGVCGERRAPDPAHRSVTLSDPASGRHVEVVVADGLLVGATCVGAPEVGADLTATYTRRVPVPADPAHLLLRPVAQAPAPASSPTHMPDRTTVCTCNGVTKGDVVGCWHDGARSVDDVARATRATTGCGGCRDVVCGLVDWLAKADPDQPKDEAAPAPVGLGT
- a CDS encoding DUF6766 family protein — protein: MSAGPRKGGVLGGLRASSLSLFFAAAFLASLVAQAVSGVAVFNTDQRAAGLDPVTFGQYVASSAFWVDVTENWQSEYLQFLLFITATVWFVQRGSPESKKLEEAGRESDEDQKVGEHATPDSPAWARAGGWRLAVYSRSLSLVMGAIFLGSWAAQSAAGAVAFSEEQLRELEDPVPWTEYLSMPDFWSRTFQNWQSEMLAVLSMVVLAIYLRERGSPESKPVGSSHEATGVEG
- a CDS encoding dihydrolipoamide acetyltransferase family protein translates to MPTFEKFNLPDAGEGLTEAEIVQWHVAVGDAVTVNQTIVEIETAKSLVELPSPYTGVVTEILAPEGTTVEVGVPIIVVDTDPSGTAPAPAAPAGVVPDGADAAPAPASPAPGAGSEGGATAAAGGSGSVLVGYGTVEPGTARRRRRAPDAAPAAPVPAPAPAPAAVPAASAPTPAAVGHVHLPVLAKPPVRKLAKDLGVDLASVAGTGPGGIVTREDVQAYHEQAKAKPLATYADDDQPWLASGAVTPDGRQTRVPVKSVRKRTAEAMVTSAFTAPHVTVFHTVDVTKTMRLVHTLREDREFADVRVTPLLVTAKALLLAVRRHPEINASWDDAAQEIVYKHYVNLGIAAATPRGLVVPNIKDAHRLDLHGLAGEIADLTATARAGRTSPADMSDGTITITNVGVFGIDTGTPILNPGEAAILAFGAIREQPWVHKGKIKKRWVTQLALSFDHRLVDGELGARVLADVAKVLEDPARGLVWG
- a CDS encoding alpha-ketoacid dehydrogenase subunit beta, whose product is MSENKTLTLARAINEGLRRSLETDPKVLLMGEDIGALGGVFRVTDGLQKDFGEDRVVDTPLAESGILGTAIGLALRGYRPVCEIQFDGFIFPAYDQITTQLAKMGYRSGGKLQVPVVIRVPYGGGIGAVEHHSESPEALFAHTAGLRVVSPSTPQDAYTMIQEAIASPDPVLFFEPKGRYWEKGPVEVSGRGEGATVLDRARVVRPGTDLTLVAYGPTVATALRAAAAAEQEGRSVEVVDLRSISPLDTVTVVESVRRTGRCVVVHEAPAYLGSGAEVAARVTEECFYSLEAPVLRVGGFHTPYPVAKIEHDYLPSLDRVLDAVDRAFAF